The following is a genomic window from Jannaschia sp. S6380.
ACCAGTCGCGCCAGAGGAACAGCGCGCCCAGCAGGGTCGCGGCCACCATCGGCTCGCGAAGGGCACGGGCCGGGCTGGCACTGCCGGCGACGATCATCAGGCCGACCGTGAACTGCAGGATCGCCGAGACCGAGAACACCACCACCGCATATCCCAAACCCGCCTGCCCGAAGGCCAGCAGGGCCAGGGGCAGGCCCAGGTTTCCGGTATTGCCGAAGACCAGCGGGGCCCAATACGTTCGCCGGTCGAGACCCAGGGCGAGGCAGATTGCCCCAAAGGCCGCCAGTATGCCGGCATAGGCGGCAAGCGCGGCCATCGCCAAACGTCCGGCCGCGTCGGCCTCCACCTCGCCGCCGGCAAGCGCCACGAAGATCAGGCAAGGGATCGCCAGCGTCATCGCCAGCCGCGTGACGAAGACCGTATCGTAGTCGTAGCCCAGCCGGACCCAGGCAAAGCCGATGGCCGCCAGCAGGAAGACGGGCGCGACGATCTGAAGGACTGTAAAGGCCAGAGTCACAGTATGTTTCCATGGTTTTGACCGCGCGCCAATTTACAACCCGCCGCTCTGCGGGATAGAAATGAGGCGGGAAAAGGGCAATGCCATGCTGAAGAACGAAGCCAAGTACGGCCTCGGAGAGGTCGTTCGTCACAAGAAACACCCCTTCCGGGGGGTGATCTTCGACGTGGACGCCGTCTTCTCGAATACGGAAGAATGGTATGACGCGATCCCGCAGGACAGCCGCCCGCGCAAGGATCAGCCGTTCTATCACCTTCTGGCCGAGAATGACGAAAGCTACTACGTGGCTTACGTCTCGGAACAGAACCTGACGCTTGACCGCTCGGGCGAGCCGGTCACGCATCCCGACCTGGGCGACCTCTTCGGGGCGTTCGACGGTCGACAGTATCCGCTGCATTTCGA
Proteins encoded in this region:
- a CDS encoding AEC family transporter, with product MTLAFTVLQIVAPVFLLAAIGFAWVRLGYDYDTVFVTRLAMTLAIPCLIFVALAGGEVEADAAGRLAMAALAAYAGILAAFGAICLALGLDRRTYWAPLVFGNTGNLGLPLALLAFGQAGLGYAVVVFSVSAILQFTVGLMIVAGSASPARALREPMVAATLLGALFLWRDWSVPAVAFEALTLVGQMGIPLMLITLGVAVARIRPAAFLPVAGLSLVKVAVCTGLALVTASAFALDEVTTAVLTVQLATPVAVTSYLLALKYGAKAEPVAGMVVVSTILSIGTLPLILAFFV
- the hspQ gene encoding heat shock protein HspQ, whose product is MLKNEAKYGLGEVVRHKKHPFRGVIFDVDAVFSNTEEWYDAIPQDSRPRKDQPFYHLLAENDESYYVAYVSEQNLTLDRSGEPVTHPDLGDLFGAFDGRQYPLHFDLN